A genomic segment from Nicotiana tabacum cultivar K326 chromosome 7, ASM71507v2, whole genome shotgun sequence encodes:
- the LOC107815517 gene encoding DNA polymerase zeta processivity subunit isoform X6 has product MDRNQSPQGETAQILVEFLEVAITSVVFLKGVYPSGAFERRRYMNVVVQKARHPELQQYIHSTVNGLLPFIQKGLVERVAVIFSDSNNVPLERFVFKINVNQSYGLKLEEADLEFSLKSFLIKLPLSQSMMKVLPPDCSWEITAYFRTIPQISTSKDAEIWVPTDTQQWQQAPLITPIKSMSSEPLGIQLYLEHPSLSEPKS; this is encoded by the exons ATGGATCGCAATCAAAGTCCACAAG GTGAAACCGCCCAGATTCTCGTAGAGTTCTTAGAAGTTGCCATTACGTCAGTTGTATTCCTCAAAGGAGTTTATCCAAGTG GGGCATTTGAAAGGCGGCGTTACATGAATGTTGTGGTTCAAAAAGCTAGACACCCGGAGCTTCAACAGTATATCCATTCTACTGTCAATGGACTTCTTCCTTTCATACAAAAG GGATTGGTTGAGAGAGTGGCTGTGATTTTTTCTGATAGCAACAACGTACCTCTTGAGAGATTTGTTTTCAAGATAAATGTGAACCAGTCATATGGTTTGAAGTTGGAGGAAGCTGATCTGGAGTTCTCTCTTAAATCATTTTTGATCAAGCTTCCTTTGTCACAATCAATGATGAAAGTTCTTCCACCAG ATTGCAGCTGGGAGATAACAGCTTACTTTCGGACTATCCCGCAGATTAGTACAAGCAAAGACGCCGAAATTTGGGTCCCAACAGATACCCAGCAGTGGCAGCAAGCACCTCTTATAACTCCCATTAAGTCCATGAGTAGTGAACCTCTAGGCATCCAGCTATATCTTGAACATCCAAGTCTCTCTGAACCAAAGTCTTAG
- the LOC107815517 gene encoding DNA polymerase zeta processivity subunit isoform X5: MDRNQSPQGETAQILVEFLEVAITSVVFLKGVYPSGAFERRRYMNVVVQKARHPELQQYIHSTVNGLLPFIQKGLVERVAVIFSDSNNVPLERFVFKINVNQSYGLKLEEADLEFSLKSFLIKLPLSQSMMKVLPPDISSFGFCDLPLWELEVGSSTCQLLTDCSWEITAYFRTIPQISTSKDAEIWVPTDTQQWQQAPLITPIKSMSSEPLGIQLYLEHPSLSEPKS; encoded by the exons ATGGATCGCAATCAAAGTCCACAAG GTGAAACCGCCCAGATTCTCGTAGAGTTCTTAGAAGTTGCCATTACGTCAGTTGTATTCCTCAAAGGAGTTTATCCAAGTG GGGCATTTGAAAGGCGGCGTTACATGAATGTTGTGGTTCAAAAAGCTAGACACCCGGAGCTTCAACAGTATATCCATTCTACTGTCAATGGACTTCTTCCTTTCATACAAAAG GGATTGGTTGAGAGAGTGGCTGTGATTTTTTCTGATAGCAACAACGTACCTCTTGAGAGATTTGTTTTCAAGATAAATGTGAACCAGTCATATGGTTTGAAGTTGGAGGAAGCTGATCTGGAGTTCTCTCTTAAATCATTTTTGATCAAGCTTCCTTTGTCACAATCAATGATGAAAGTTCTTCCACCAG ATATATCGTCCTTTGGCTTTTGCGATTTGCCTTTGTGGGAATTAGAAGTGGGTTCCTCAACTTGTCAGCTTTTGACAGATTGCAGCTGGGAGATAACAGCTTACTTTCGGACTATCCCGCAGATTAGTACAAGCAAAGACGCCGAAATTTGGGTCCCAACAGATACCCAGCAGTGGCAGCAAGCACCTCTTATAACTCCCATTAAGTCCATGAGTAGTGAACCTCTAGGCATCCAGCTATATCTTGAACATCCAAGTCTCTCTGAACCAAAGTCTTAG
- the LOC107815517 gene encoding protein WHAT'S THIS FACTOR 1 homolog, chloroplastic isoform X2, whose translation MHKCMRIFSLIESQKWFTFDGRQRLCHPLPSVRVGHMWVQIMFKTSGGRRPKKKTYYRVNELDRVMELQKKPSLILRLKSIIQSQKNQCLLLRDLEKEVGFVQKWNFMGIIEKYPSIFRVTGGNRTPPMVMLAEKADKVALEESEARAQMEPILVKTLRKLLMLSVDCMLPLETIQLIENELGLPSDFEQSLVPKYPQFFSVKDVNGRTFLQLENWDSSLAVTAREERLVHEGVLTSKVQARILKDGNYVGPFAFQLRYPAGFRPNVNYLKEVQKWQKMEFPSPYLNARRFELADPKAQKRVVAVLHEFLSLTMEKRLTSGQIDAFHSEFRLPARLLLCLIKHHGINL comes from the exons ATGCATAAATGTATGAGGATCTTCTCACTAATTGAGTCTCAAAAATGGTTTACATTCGATGGAAGGCAAAGATTATGCCATCCACTGCCATCCGTGAGAGTTGGACATATGTGGGTGCAAATCATGTTCAAAACCAGTGGAGGAAGGAGGCCTAAGAAGAAAACATATTATAGAGTAAATGAACTAGACAGAGTCATGGAGCTTCAGAAGAAACCATCATTGATTTTACGCCTAAAATCCATCATTCAATCACAGAAAAACCAATGCCTCCTTCTTAGAGACCTTGAGAAGGAAGTTGGATTTGTGCAAAAGTGGAATTTTATGGGTATAATTGAGAAATATCCTTCGATATTCCGTGTCACTGGTGGTAATAGAACTCCACCGATGGTTATGCTCGCCGAAAAAGCTGATAAAGTTGCATTAGAAGAAAGTGAAGCAAGAGCGCAAATGGAACCCATTTTAGTCAAGACTCTAAGGAAGTTGTTAATGTTGTCGGTTGATTGCATGCTGCCACTGGAAACCATTCAACTGATTGAGAATGAATTGGGCTTGCCTAGTGACTTCGAGCAGTCGCTTGTTCCAAAATACCCACAATTTTTCTCAGTGAAAGATGTCAACGGAAGAActttccttcaattggagaatTGGGATTCTTCACTAGCAGTCACTGCCCGGGAGGAAAGGTTGGTGCATGAAGGGGTCCTGACTTCGAAAGTGCAGGCTAGAATATTGAAGGATGGAAACTATGTTGGCCCTTTTGCGTTTCAATTACGTTATCCTGCTGGCTTCAGGCCAAACGTGAACTACCTCAAGGAAGTGCAGAAGTGGCAGAAGATGGAGTTCCCTTCTCCATACTTGAATGCCAGAAGATTTGAACTTGCTGATCCCAAAGCTCAAAAAAGAGTGGTAGCTGTGCTTCATGAGTTCCTCAGTTTGACTATGGAAAAGAGGTTGACATCTGGTCAAATAGATGCATTTCATTCCGAGTTTCGGTTACCAGCTAGACTTCTGCTTTGCTTAATCAAACATCATG GGATAAATTTGTAG
- the LOC107815517 gene encoding protein WHAT'S THIS FACTOR 1 homolog, chloroplastic isoform X3 encodes MHKCMRIFSLIESQKWFTFDGRQRLCHPLPSVRVGHMWVQIMFKTSGGRRPKKKTYYRVNELDRVMELQKKPSLILRLKSIIQSQKNQCLLLRDLEKEVGFVQKWNFMGIIEKYPSIFRVTGGNRTPPMVMLAEKADKVALEESEARAQMEPILVKTLRKLLMLSVDCMLPLETIQLIENELGLPSDFEQSLVPKYPQFFSVKDVNGRTFLQLENWDSSLAVTAREERLVHEGVLTSKVQARILKDGNYVGPFAFQLRYPAGFRPNVNYLKEVQKWQKMEFPSPYLNARRFELADPKAQKRVVAVLHEFLSLTMEKRLTSGQIDAFHSEFRLPARLLLCLIKHHG; translated from the exons ATGCATAAATGTATGAGGATCTTCTCACTAATTGAGTCTCAAAAATGGTTTACATTCGATGGAAGGCAAAGATTATGCCATCCACTGCCATCCGTGAGAGTTGGACATATGTGGGTGCAAATCATGTTCAAAACCAGTGGAGGAAGGAGGCCTAAGAAGAAAACATATTATAGAGTAAATGAACTAGACAGAGTCATGGAGCTTCAGAAGAAACCATCATTGATTTTACGCCTAAAATCCATCATTCAATCACAGAAAAACCAATGCCTCCTTCTTAGAGACCTTGAGAAGGAAGTTGGATTTGTGCAAAAGTGGAATTTTATGGGTATAATTGAGAAATATCCTTCGATATTCCGTGTCACTGGTGGTAATAGAACTCCACCGATGGTTATGCTCGCCGAAAAAGCTGATAAAGTTGCATTAGAAGAAAGTGAAGCAAGAGCGCAAATGGAACCCATTTTAGTCAAGACTCTAAGGAAGTTGTTAATGTTGTCGGTTGATTGCATGCTGCCACTGGAAACCATTCAACTGATTGAGAATGAATTGGGCTTGCCTAGTGACTTCGAGCAGTCGCTTGTTCCAAAATACCCACAATTTTTCTCAGTGAAAGATGTCAACGGAAGAActttccttcaattggagaatTGGGATTCTTCACTAGCAGTCACTGCCCGGGAGGAAAGGTTGGTGCATGAAGGGGTCCTGACTTCGAAAGTGCAGGCTAGAATATTGAAGGATGGAAACTATGTTGGCCCTTTTGCGTTTCAATTACGTTATCCTGCTGGCTTCAGGCCAAACGTGAACTACCTCAAGGAAGTGCAGAAGTGGCAGAAGATGGAGTTCCCTTCTCCATACTTGAATGCCAGAAGATTTGAACTTGCTGATCCCAAAGCTCAAAAAAGAGTGGTAGCTGTGCTTCATGAGTTCCTCAGTTTGACTATGGAAAAGAGGTTGACATCTGGTCAAATAGATGCATTTCATTCCGAGTTTCGGTTACCAGCTAGACTTCTGCTTTGCTTAATCAAACATCATG GATAA
- the LOC107815517 gene encoding protein WHAT'S THIS FACTOR 1 homolog, chloroplastic isoform X1: MHKCMRIFSLIESQKWFTFDGRQRLCHPLPSVRVGHMWVQIMFKTSGGRRPKKKTYYRVNELDRVMELQKKPSLILRLKSIIQSQKNQCLLLRDLEKEVGFVQKWNFMGIIEKYPSIFRVTGGNRTPPMVMLAEKADKVALEESEARAQMEPILVKTLRKLLMLSVDCMLPLETIQLIENELGLPSDFEQSLVPKYPQFFSVKDVNGRTFLQLENWDSSLAVTAREERLVHEGVLTSKVQARILKDGNYVGPFAFQLRYPAGFRPNVNYLKEVQKWQKMEFPSPYLNARRFELADPKAQKRVVAVLHEFLSLTMEKRLTSGQIDAFHSEFRLPARLLLCLIKHHGIFYITNKGARSTVILKEAYDGSTLICKCPLLLFRDKFVELTGRRGIDSCIGLPSS; this comes from the coding sequence ATGCATAAATGTATGAGGATCTTCTCACTAATTGAGTCTCAAAAATGGTTTACATTCGATGGAAGGCAAAGATTATGCCATCCACTGCCATCCGTGAGAGTTGGACATATGTGGGTGCAAATCATGTTCAAAACCAGTGGAGGAAGGAGGCCTAAGAAGAAAACATATTATAGAGTAAATGAACTAGACAGAGTCATGGAGCTTCAGAAGAAACCATCATTGATTTTACGCCTAAAATCCATCATTCAATCACAGAAAAACCAATGCCTCCTTCTTAGAGACCTTGAGAAGGAAGTTGGATTTGTGCAAAAGTGGAATTTTATGGGTATAATTGAGAAATATCCTTCGATATTCCGTGTCACTGGTGGTAATAGAACTCCACCGATGGTTATGCTCGCCGAAAAAGCTGATAAAGTTGCATTAGAAGAAAGTGAAGCAAGAGCGCAAATGGAACCCATTTTAGTCAAGACTCTAAGGAAGTTGTTAATGTTGTCGGTTGATTGCATGCTGCCACTGGAAACCATTCAACTGATTGAGAATGAATTGGGCTTGCCTAGTGACTTCGAGCAGTCGCTTGTTCCAAAATACCCACAATTTTTCTCAGTGAAAGATGTCAACGGAAGAActttccttcaattggagaatTGGGATTCTTCACTAGCAGTCACTGCCCGGGAGGAAAGGTTGGTGCATGAAGGGGTCCTGACTTCGAAAGTGCAGGCTAGAATATTGAAGGATGGAAACTATGTTGGCCCTTTTGCGTTTCAATTACGTTATCCTGCTGGCTTCAGGCCAAACGTGAACTACCTCAAGGAAGTGCAGAAGTGGCAGAAGATGGAGTTCCCTTCTCCATACTTGAATGCCAGAAGATTTGAACTTGCTGATCCCAAAGCTCAAAAAAGAGTGGTAGCTGTGCTTCATGAGTTCCTCAGTTTGACTATGGAAAAGAGGTTGACATCTGGTCAAATAGATGCATTTCATTCCGAGTTTCGGTTACCAGCTAGACTTCTGCTTTGCTTAATCAAACATCATGGTATATTCTACATCACTAATAAAGGTGCCAGGAGTACTGTGATACTTAAAGAGGCTTATGATGGGTCCACTTTAATTTGTAAATGCCCTCTTTTATTGTTTAGGGATAAATTTGTAGAACTCACAGGCAGAAGAGGCATTGATTCATGTATCGGTCTTCCTTCATCGTAG
- the LOC107815516 gene encoding ATP-dependent DNA helicase 2 subunit KU70 isoform X1, giving the protein MSMDLDPDEVFRDDEDDPESEFYKERDATKELLVYLVDASPKMFSTTCPTDDEKTATHFQLSINCIAQSLRTQIINRSYDEVAICFFNTREKKNLQDLSGVYVFNVPEREDLDRPTARLIKEFDRIEERFDKEIGSKYGIVPGSRENSLYNALWVAQALLRKGSAKIADKRMLLFTNEDDPFGNLKGVIKVDMMRTTLQRAKDAQDLGIAIELLPLSRPDDEFNVSLFYTDLLGLEGDDLAQFKALVGERFEDLKDQLRKRMFKKRRVRRLRFVIFNGLSIELNTYALIRPTNPGTITWLDSMTNLPLTTERSFICADTAAIIQEPVKRFQSYKNENVMFSVDELSEVKRVSTGHLRLLGFKPLSCLKDYHNLKPATFAFPSDEEMIGSTCLFVALHRSMVRLKRFAVAFYGNSSHPQLVALVAQDEITTPSGQVEPPGMHLIYLPYSDDIRHVEELHTDPNSVPHATDDQIKKASALVRRIDLKDFSVCQFANPALQRHYAVLQALALDEDEMPEIKDETLPDEEGMARPGIVKALEEFKLSVYGENYEEDDAKTDGKAEPSRKRKANAMKEYSNYDWSDLADNGKLKDLTVVELKYYLAAHNIPVTGKKEALISRILTHMGK; this is encoded by the exons ATGTCAATGGACCTAGACCCAGATGAAGTCTTTCGTGACGATGAAGATGATCCAGAAAGTGAATTTTATAAG GAAAGAGATGCTACTAAGGAATTATTGGTATACCTTGTGGATGCTTCGCCCAAAATGTTTTCCACTACTTGCCCTACG GATGATGAAAAGACCGCTACTCATTTTCAACTTTCCATCAATTGCATTGCACAATCTCTCAGAACTCAGATTATTAATAGGTCTTACGATGAAGTTGCTATATGCTTCTTTAACACT CGGGAAAAAAAGAATTTACAGGACTTAAGTGGCGTTTATGTATTTAATGTTCCAGAAAGAGAGGATCTGGATAGACCAACGGCCAGGCTAATTAAAGAATTTGATCGAATAGAAG AAAGATTTGATAAAGAAATAGGCAGTAAGTATGGAATTGTGCCTGGCTCTCGTGAGAATTCTCTTTACAATGCTCTCTGGGTTGCACAAGCCCTTCTCCGTAAAGG ATCTGCAAAAATTGCTGACAAACGCATGCTCTTGTTTACAAATGAAGATGATCCTTTTGGAAATCTCAAAGGTGTCATAAAAGTGGATATGATGAGGACAACACTGCAGCGTGCCAAA GATGCTCAAGATCTTGGTATTGCAATTGAGCTTCTTCCACTAAGTCGACCAGATGATGAGTTCAATGTTTCCCTTTTCTATACT GATTTACTTGGTTTGGAGGGTGATGACCTTGCTCAGTTCAAGGCTCTTGTAGGAGAGAG GTTTGAAGATCTGAAAGACCAGCTAAGAAAACGCATGTTTAAGAAGCGCAGAGTTCGAAGACTTAGATTTGTGATTTTTAATGGATTATCTATTGAACTTAACACCTATGCTTTGATCCGTCCAACTAATCCTG GGACAATAACTTGGCTTGACTCGATGACCAATCTTCCTTTAACG ACAGAGAGATCCTTCATATGTGCTGATACTGCTGCTATAATTCAGGAGCCTGTAAAGCGCTTTCAATCTTACAAGAA CGAGAACGTCATGTTTTCTGTGGATGAGCTTTCAGAAGTCAAGAGAGTTTCAACTGGACATCTTCGTCTTCTGGGCTTCAAGCCTTTGAGCTGTTTAAAGGATTATCATAACCTGAAGCCAGCAACTTTTGCCTTTCCCAGTGATGAG GAAATGATTGGAAGCACTTGTCTTTTCGTTGCACTCCACAGATCAATGGTGCGGCTTAAGCG CTTTGCAGTTGCTTTCTATGGGAATTCAAGTCATCCTCAATTGGTTGCTCTTGTTGCACAA GATGAAATAACGACTCCTAGTGGTCAAGTCGAGCCACCAGGGATGCATCTCATTTATCTTCCATATTCTGACGATATCAGACATGTTGAAGAG CTTCATACTGATCCAAATTCCGTACCTCATGCGACTGACGACCAGATAAAGAAGGCCTCTGCTTTAGTGAGACGGATTGACCTCAAAGATTTTTCTGTGTGCCAATTTGCCAATCCTG CATTGCAGAGACATTATGCAGTATTACAAGCTCTTGCACTTGATGAAGACGAGATGCCTGAAATTAAAGACGAGACTCTTCCCGATGAAGAAGGGATGGCCAG GCCTGGTATTGTCAAAGCATTGGAAGAATTTAAGCTCTCTGTATATGGAGAGAACTATGAGGAGGACGATGCAAAAACTGATGGAAAAGCTGAACCCTCTAGGAAACGGAAAGCAAATGCTATGAAAGAATATTCCAACTATGACTGGTCTGACCTTGCAGATAATGGGAAG TTAAAGGATTTAACAGTTGTAGAGCTGAAGTATTACCTAGCTGCACATAACATTCCGGTCACCGGAAAGAAAGAAGCCTTGATTAGTAGGATCTTAACTCATATGGGTAAGTGA
- the LOC107815516 gene encoding ATP-dependent DNA helicase 2 subunit KU70 isoform X2, with the protein MFAERFDKEIGSKYGIVPGSRENSLYNALWVAQALLRKGSAKIADKRMLLFTNEDDPFGNLKGVIKVDMMRTTLQRAKDAQDLGIAIELLPLSRPDDEFNVSLFYTDLLGLEGDDLAQFKALVGERFEDLKDQLRKRMFKKRRVRRLRFVIFNGLSIELNTYALIRPTNPGTITWLDSMTNLPLTTERSFICADTAAIIQEPVKRFQSYKNENVMFSVDELSEVKRVSTGHLRLLGFKPLSCLKDYHNLKPATFAFPSDEEMIGSTCLFVALHRSMVRLKRFAVAFYGNSSHPQLVALVAQDEITTPSGQVEPPGMHLIYLPYSDDIRHVEELHTDPNSVPHATDDQIKKASALVRRIDLKDFSVCQFANPALQRHYAVLQALALDEDEMPEIKDETLPDEEGMARPGIVKALEEFKLSVYGENYEEDDAKTDGKAEPSRKRKANAMKEYSNYDWSDLADNGKLKDLTVVELKYYLAAHNIPVTGKKEALISRILTHMGK; encoded by the exons ATGTTTGCAGAAAGATTTGATAAAGAAATAGGCAGTAAGTATGGAATTGTGCCTGGCTCTCGTGAGAATTCTCTTTACAATGCTCTCTGGGTTGCACAAGCCCTTCTCCGTAAAGG ATCTGCAAAAATTGCTGACAAACGCATGCTCTTGTTTACAAATGAAGATGATCCTTTTGGAAATCTCAAAGGTGTCATAAAAGTGGATATGATGAGGACAACACTGCAGCGTGCCAAA GATGCTCAAGATCTTGGTATTGCAATTGAGCTTCTTCCACTAAGTCGACCAGATGATGAGTTCAATGTTTCCCTTTTCTATACT GATTTACTTGGTTTGGAGGGTGATGACCTTGCTCAGTTCAAGGCTCTTGTAGGAGAGAG GTTTGAAGATCTGAAAGACCAGCTAAGAAAACGCATGTTTAAGAAGCGCAGAGTTCGAAGACTTAGATTTGTGATTTTTAATGGATTATCTATTGAACTTAACACCTATGCTTTGATCCGTCCAACTAATCCTG GGACAATAACTTGGCTTGACTCGATGACCAATCTTCCTTTAACG ACAGAGAGATCCTTCATATGTGCTGATACTGCTGCTATAATTCAGGAGCCTGTAAAGCGCTTTCAATCTTACAAGAA CGAGAACGTCATGTTTTCTGTGGATGAGCTTTCAGAAGTCAAGAGAGTTTCAACTGGACATCTTCGTCTTCTGGGCTTCAAGCCTTTGAGCTGTTTAAAGGATTATCATAACCTGAAGCCAGCAACTTTTGCCTTTCCCAGTGATGAG GAAATGATTGGAAGCACTTGTCTTTTCGTTGCACTCCACAGATCAATGGTGCGGCTTAAGCG CTTTGCAGTTGCTTTCTATGGGAATTCAAGTCATCCTCAATTGGTTGCTCTTGTTGCACAA GATGAAATAACGACTCCTAGTGGTCAAGTCGAGCCACCAGGGATGCATCTCATTTATCTTCCATATTCTGACGATATCAGACATGTTGAAGAG CTTCATACTGATCCAAATTCCGTACCTCATGCGACTGACGACCAGATAAAGAAGGCCTCTGCTTTAGTGAGACGGATTGACCTCAAAGATTTTTCTGTGTGCCAATTTGCCAATCCTG CATTGCAGAGACATTATGCAGTATTACAAGCTCTTGCACTTGATGAAGACGAGATGCCTGAAATTAAAGACGAGACTCTTCCCGATGAAGAAGGGATGGCCAG GCCTGGTATTGTCAAAGCATTGGAAGAATTTAAGCTCTCTGTATATGGAGAGAACTATGAGGAGGACGATGCAAAAACTGATGGAAAAGCTGAACCCTCTAGGAAACGGAAAGCAAATGCTATGAAAGAATATTCCAACTATGACTGGTCTGACCTTGCAGATAATGGGAAG TTAAAGGATTTAACAGTTGTAGAGCTGAAGTATTACCTAGCTGCACATAACATTCCGGTCACCGGAAAGAAAGAAGCCTTGATTAGTAGGATCTTAACTCATATGGGTAAGTGA
- the LOC107815517 gene encoding protein WHAT'S THIS FACTOR 1 homolog, chloroplastic isoform X4, whose product MHKCMRIFSLIESQKWFTFDGRQRLCHPLPSVRVGHMWVQIMFKTSGGRRPKKKTYYRVNELDRVMELQKKPSLILRLKSIIQSQKNQCLLLRDLEKEVGFVQKWNFMGIIEKYPSIFRVTGGNRTPPMVMLAEKADKVALEESEARAQMEPILVKTLRKLLMLSVDCMLPLETIQLIENELGLPSDFEQSLVPKYPQFFSVKDVNGRTFLQLENWDSSLAVTAREERLVHEGVLTSKVQARILKDGNYVGPFAFQLRYPAGFRPNVNYLKEVQKWQKMEFPSPYLNARRFELADPKAQKRVVAVLHEFLSLTMEKRIIRILVDKTKSWFSYSS is encoded by the exons ATGCATAAATGTATGAGGATCTTCTCACTAATTGAGTCTCAAAAATGGTTTACATTCGATGGAAGGCAAAGATTATGCCATCCACTGCCATCCGTGAGAGTTGGACATATGTGGGTGCAAATCATGTTCAAAACCAGTGGAGGAAGGAGGCCTAAGAAGAAAACATATTATAGAGTAAATGAACTAGACAGAGTCATGGAGCTTCAGAAGAAACCATCATTGATTTTACGCCTAAAATCCATCATTCAATCACAGAAAAACCAATGCCTCCTTCTTAGAGACCTTGAGAAGGAAGTTGGATTTGTGCAAAAGTGGAATTTTATGGGTATAATTGAGAAATATCCTTCGATATTCCGTGTCACTGGTGGTAATAGAACTCCACCGATGGTTATGCTCGCCGAAAAAGCTGATAAAGTTGCATTAGAAGAAAGTGAAGCAAGAGCGCAAATGGAACCCATTTTAGTCAAGACTCTAAGGAAGTTGTTAATGTTGTCGGTTGATTGCATGCTGCCACTGGAAACCATTCAACTGATTGAGAATGAATTGGGCTTGCCTAGTGACTTCGAGCAGTCGCTTGTTCCAAAATACCCACAATTTTTCTCAGTGAAAGATGTCAACGGAAGAActttccttcaattggagaatTGGGATTCTTCACTAGCAGTCACTGCCCGGGAGGAAAGGTTGGTGCATGAAGGGGTCCTGACTTCGAAAGTGCAGGCTAGAATATTGAAGGATGGAAACTATGTTGGCCCTTTTGCGTTTCAATTACGTTATCCTGCTGGCTTCAGGCCAAACGTGAACTACCTCAAGGAAGTGCAGAAGTGGCAGAAGATGGAGTTCCCTTCTCCATACTTGAATGCCAGAAGATTTGAACTTGCTGATCCCAAAGCTCAAAAAAGAGTGGTAGCTGTGCTTCATGAGTTCCTCAGTTTGACTATGGAAAAGAG GATAATACGAATATTGGTGGATAAGACAAAATCATGGTTTTCTTACAGTTCCTGA